The proteins below are encoded in one region of Campylobacter helveticus:
- a CDS encoding biotin synthase, with translation MQIMLCAICNIASGNCSEDCKYCTQSAFVKTNIQKYRRKEIDQIVLEAKMAKKNEALGFCLVTAGLGLDDEKLEYVCEAAFAVKKAEPNLLLIACNGKASLEQLKELKKAGIFSYNHNLETSREFFPQICTTHTWESRLETNLNAKEAGLMLCCGGIYGMGESEEDRMSFRKSLKELEPFSSPINFFIANENLNLKVPKLSADEALQIIKDSKKALPNSVLMVAGGREVVLGNRQYEIFEAGAGAIVVGDYLTTRGEEPSKDILKLKEMGFSFASECH, from the coding sequence ATGCAAATTATGCTTTGTGCGATTTGTAATATCGCTAGCGGAAATTGCTCTGAAGACTGCAAATATTGCACCCAAAGTGCCTTTGTAAAAACTAATATCCAAAAATATCGCCGCAAAGAAATCGACCAAATTGTTCTAGAAGCCAAAATGGCTAAAAAAAATGAAGCTCTGGGCTTTTGCCTTGTTACAGCGGGGCTTGGACTTGATGATGAAAAACTTGAATATGTATGCGAAGCGGCTTTTGCTGTAAAAAAAGCCGAGCCAAATTTGCTTTTAATCGCTTGTAATGGCAAAGCGAGTTTAGAGCAACTTAAAGAACTTAAAAAGGCAGGAATTTTCTCTTATAATCATAACCTTGAAACTTCACGCGAATTTTTTCCACAAATTTGCACCACGCACACTTGGGAAAGTCGCCTTGAAACAAATTTAAACGCTAAAGAGGCTGGACTTATGCTTTGTTGTGGTGGAATTTATGGAATGGGAGAGAGTGAAGAAGATAGAATGAGTTTTAGAAAATCTTTAAAAGAGCTTGAGCCTTTCTCAAGTCCCATTAATTTTTTCATCGCAAATGAAAATTTAAATTTAAAAGTGCCAAAATTAAGTGCCGATGAAGCCTTGCAAATCATAAAAGATAGCAAAAAGGCTCTGCCAAATTCTGTTTTGATGGTAGCTGGGGGGCGTGAAGTGGTGCTTGGAAATAGACAATATGAAATTTTTGAAGCTGGGGCGGGGGCTATTGTGGTGGGTGATTATCTTACCACACGAGGAGAAGAGCCTAGTAAGGATATTTTAAAGCTTAAAGAAATGGGATTTAGTTTTGCATCCGAGTGTCATTGA
- the recA gene encoding recombinase RecA: MDDNKKKSLDAALKSLDKAFGKGTILRLGDKEVEQIDSIGTGSVGLDLALGIGGVPKGRIIEIYGPESSGKTTLTLHIIAECQKAGGVCAFIDAEHALDVKYAKNLGVDTDNLYISQPDFGEQALEIVETIARSGAIDLIVVDSVAALTPKAEIDGDMGDQHVGLQARLMSQALRKLTGIVHKMNTTVVFINQIRMKIGAMGYGTPETTTGGNALKFYASVRLDVRKVATLKQNEEPIGNRVKVKVVKNKVAPPFRVAEFDVMYGEGLSREGELIDYGVKLDIVDKSGAWFSYKDKKLGQGRENSKAFLKENPEIADEITKAIQNSMGIEGVMSDSGEEEEE, encoded by the coding sequence ATGGATGATAATAAGAAAAAATCTTTAGACGCCGCTTTAAAAAGTCTTGATAAGGCTTTTGGAAAAGGCACGATTTTAAGGCTTGGCGATAAGGAAGTTGAGCAAATTGATAGTATAGGCACTGGTTCTGTTGGGCTTGATTTGGCTTTAGGTATAGGGGGTGTTCCTAAGGGTAGAATTATAGAAATTTATGGACCTGAAAGCTCAGGTAAGACAACGCTGACACTTCACATTATTGCAGAATGTCAAAAGGCTGGGGGTGTTTGTGCGTTTATTGATGCTGAGCACGCTTTAGATGTAAAATATGCTAAAAATTTGGGTGTGGATACGGATAATCTTTACATTTCTCAGCCTGATTTTGGTGAGCAAGCTTTGGAGATTGTAGAAACCATAGCTAGAAGTGGGGCGATTGATTTAATTGTCGTTGATAGTGTGGCAGCACTGACACCAAAGGCAGAAATTGACGGAGATATGGGAGACCAGCATGTGGGGCTTCAAGCGCGTTTGATGTCTCAAGCCTTAAGAAAGCTTACGGGCATAGTGCATAAAATGAATACCACGGTTGTTTTTATCAATCAAATTCGTATGAAAATCGGTGCTATGGGTTATGGCACACCCGAAACGACAACGGGCGGGAATGCGCTTAAATTTTATGCTTCTGTGCGTCTTGATGTGAGAAAAGTTGCCACACTTAAGCAAAATGAAGAGCCTATTGGTAACCGCGTTAAAGTTAAGGTTGTGAAAAATAAGGTCGCTCCTCCTTTTAGAGTGGCTGAATTTGATGTGATGTATGGAGAAGGACTTAGTCGCGAGGGCGAGTTAATCGACTATGGGGTTAAGCTTGACATTGTCGATAAAAGTGGAGCGTGGTTTTCTTATAAAGATAAAAAACTAGGACAAGGTAGAGAAAATTCTAAGGCTTTTCTAAAAGAAAATCCAGAAATTGCTGATGAAATCACCAAAGCTATACAAAATTCTATGGGTATAGAGGGTGTGATGAGTGATAGTGGTGAAGAGGAGGAAGAATAA
- a CDS encoding DNA ligase — translation MATQSLFYKIFTLAFLAYFALADEVLLLNKFEPKHFKDVNLSTYLMSEKLDGVRGIWDGKDFKSRKNHPIKSPEYFRKNLPPFALDGELYLGKNSFDAISALIRKDDEENLLWKKVSYNVFDVPEACEEFKLYPCSLENRLRVLEKYLEKYPNPYIKIIPHFEIKSQKNLEEFYQKVLKEGGEGVVIRKNNAPYEKGRSYNAFKLKPYEDAECKVVGYTQGKGKFEGKVGALLCQMPNGKIIKIGSGLKDKDRANPPEVNATITYKFSGLTKNNLPRFPVFLRIREPQSLQ, via the coding sequence GTGGCTACACAATCTTTGTTTTATAAAATTTTTACTCTTGCTTTTTTGGCTTATTTTGCCTTAGCGGATGAGGTGCTTTTGCTTAATAAATTTGAGCCAAAGCATTTTAAGGATGTTAATTTAAGCACATATTTAATGAGCGAGAAGCTTGACGGAGTGCGAGGAATTTGGGATGGGAAGGATTTTAAAAGCAGGAAAAATCACCCCATAAAAAGCCCTGAATATTTTAGAAAAAATTTGCCTCCTTTTGCGCTTGATGGGGAGCTTTATTTGGGTAAAAATTCTTTTGATGCGATTTCTGCTTTAATTCGAAAAGATGATGAGGAAAATTTACTTTGGAAAAAGGTAAGCTACAATGTCTTTGATGTGCCAGAGGCTTGTGAGGAATTTAAGCTTTATCCTTGCTCTCTTGAAAATAGACTGCGTGTTTTAGAGAAGTATTTAGAAAAATATCCAAATCCTTACATAAAAATTATTCCTCATTTTGAAATTAAAAGTCAAAAAAATTTGGAGGAATTTTATCAAAAAGTGCTTAAAGAGGGTGGAGAAGGGGTTGTTATTAGAAAAAATAATGCCCCTTATGAAAAAGGACGCAGTTATAATGCCTTTAAGCTCAAGCCCTATGAAGATGCGGAATGTAAAGTTGTAGGATATACGCAAGGCAAGGGGAAATTTGAAGGCAAGGTCGGTGCTTTACTTTGTCAAATGCCAAATGGTAAAATCATCAAAATCGGCTCAGGCTTAAAGGATAAAGATAGGGCAAATCCCCCAGAGGTGAATGCCACCATCACTTATAAATTTAGCGGACTAACGAAAAATAATTTGCCGCGCTTCCCTGTATTTTTACGCATTAGAGAGCCTCAGTCCTTACAATGA
- a CDS encoding UDP-N-acetylmuramate dehydrogenase, which yields MIIDFKKYSSVRIGSVFEVELLDSVAEFDGFLIGGANNLLISDTPKKMGILSDKFDFIKILDKNTEFITLQIGCATKSSTMYQFAKQHNLKGFEFLTKIPGKLGGLLKMNAGLKDCNISTNLSKIMTAKGEIKREDIAFSYRFCPLNMPFFWAEFKLNYGFDTEKDVALKLARNNQPSGASFGSIFKNPSGDFAGRLIESVGLKGFSKNDAKLSEKHANFLINKKNATFDDAIFLIELARKRVFEEFGIKLENEVIIL from the coding sequence ATGATAATTGATTTTAAAAAATATTCCTCAGTGCGTATAGGAAGCGTGTTTGAAGTCGAGCTTTTGGATAGCGTGGCGGAATTTGATGGCTTCCTTATAGGCGGGGCAAATAATCTTTTAATCAGCGATACACCTAAAAAAATGGGCATTTTAAGCGATAAATTTGACTTCATTAAAATCCTTGATAAAAATACCGAATTTATCACGCTTCAAATCGGCTGCGCAACAAAATCAAGCACGATGTATCAGTTTGCAAAACAACACAACTTAAAAGGTTTTGAATTTTTAACCAAAATCCCGGGCAAACTCGGGGGACTTTTAAAAATGAATGCGGGACTTAAGGACTGCAATATCAGCACAAATTTAAGCAAAATTATGACAGCAAAAGGAGAGATAAAACGCGAAGATATCGCCTTTTCTTATCGCTTTTGTCCTTTAAATATGCCATTTTTTTGGGCGGAATTTAAGCTAAATTACGGCTTTGACACAGAAAAAGATGTGGCATTAAAACTTGCAAGAAATAATCAACCAAGTGGGGCAAGTTTTGGCTCTATTTTTAAAAATCCTAGTGGAGATTTTGCTGGGCGTTTAATCGAATCCGTTGGACTTAAGGGCTTTAGTAAAAATGACGCTAAACTAAGTGAAAAACACGCAAATTTTCTCATTAACAAAAAAAATGCCACCTTTGATGATGCAATTTTTCTTATCGAACTTGCGAGAAAAAGGGTTTTTGAGGAATTTGGCATAAAGCTTGAAAACGAGGTCATAATCCTTTAA
- the eno gene encoding phosphopyruvate hydratase, whose amino-acid sequence MLVIEDVRAYEVLDSRGNPSVKAEVILSDGSLGSAIVPSGASTGSKEALELRDGEARFGGKGVLKAISNINESIADEITGLDAFNQIQLDEVLRELDGTKNYSKLGANATLGVSMANARAVANALGMPLYRYLGGANASVLPVPMCNIINGGAHANNSVDFQEYMIMPYGFVSFKEGLRAVCEIYAVLKKELANNGHPTALGDEGGFAPNLANNTEPIEFLMTCIKKAGYEKQIKIALDVASTEFYKDGKYHLENRTFTSEELIARYVELCAKYPICSIEDGLAENDFEGWIKLTETLGSKIQLVGDDLFVTNEEILKEGIEKKMANAILIKPNQIGTLTQTMRTVRLAQRNNYKCIMSHRSGESEDAFIADFAVALNTGQIKTGAPARADRTAKYNRLLEIELENDEYLGEGL is encoded by the coding sequence ATGTTAGTTATTGAAGATGTAAGAGCTTACGAGGTTTTAGATAGTAGGGGTAATCCTAGCGTAAAAGCGGAGGTTATTTTAAGTGATGGTAGCTTAGGCTCTGCCATAGTTCCAAGTGGTGCTAGCACGGGTTCTAAAGAGGCTTTGGAGCTTAGAGATGGGGAGGCTAGATTTGGCGGAAAGGGTGTTTTAAAGGCTATTTCTAACATTAATGAGAGCATAGCAGATGAAATTACGGGGCTTGACGCTTTTAATCAAATTCAGCTTGATGAGGTTTTGCGTGAGCTTGATGGAACGAAAAATTATTCTAAACTTGGTGCTAATGCGACTTTGGGTGTTTCTATGGCAAATGCGAGGGCGGTGGCAAATGCACTTGGAATGCCACTTTATCGTTATTTAGGTGGGGCAAATGCGAGTGTTTTGCCTGTGCCTATGTGTAATATCATTAATGGTGGCGCACACGCAAATAATAGCGTTGATTTTCAAGAATATATGATTATGCCTTATGGTTTTGTCAGCTTTAAAGAGGGTTTGAGGGCTGTTTGTGAAATTTATGCGGTCTTAAAAAAGGAATTGGCAAACAACGGACACCCTACTGCCTTAGGTGATGAGGGTGGTTTTGCGCCAAATTTAGCAAATAATACTGAGCCGATTGAGTTTTTGATGACTTGCATTAAAAAAGCGGGTTATGAAAAGCAAATTAAAATCGCCCTAGATGTTGCTAGCACAGAATTTTATAAAGATGGCAAGTATCATTTGGAAAATAGAACTTTTACGAGTGAAGAGCTGATTGCAAGATATGTAGAGCTTTGTGCAAAGTATCCAATTTGTAGTATTGAAGATGGCTTGGCGGAGAATGATTTTGAGGGTTGGATAAAGCTTACTGAAACTTTAGGAAGTAAAATTCAGCTTGTGGGTGATGATTTGTTTGTAACAAATGAAGAAATTTTAAAAGAGGGCATAGAGAAAAAAATGGCAAATGCTATTTTAATCAAACCTAATCAAATAGGCACATTAACCCAAACAATGCGAACCGTGCGTTTAGCGCAAAGAAATAATTATAAGTGCATAATGTCGCACCGCTCTGGTGAGAGTGAGGATGCTTTCATTGCGGATTTTGCTGTGGCTTTAAATACGGGGCAAATTAAAACAGGCGCTCCAGCTCGTGCGGATAGGACGGCTAAGTATAATAGACTGCTTGAAATTGAGCTTGAAAATGATGAGTATTTAGGAGAGGGACTCTGA
- the ybeY gene encoding rRNA maturation RNase YbeY, translating to MILCEEECEFLQNIANFLSPKDVELIFVEDEEMKELNLKHRGKNKSTDVLSFPLEAVNSALPLGSIVINKTLAQEKAKELHHSLDEEIALLFIHAMLHLLGFDHEVDKGEMRQKEEELIRLFKLPQSLIVRTEAL from the coding sequence ATGATACTATGTGAAGAAGAATGTGAATTTTTACAAAATATCGCAAATTTCTTAAGCCCTAAAGATGTTGAACTTATCTTTGTGGAAGATGAAGAAATGAAAGAGCTTAATCTTAAACATAGAGGCAAAAACAAAAGCACAGATGTGCTATCTTTCCCCCTTGAAGCTGTAAATTCCGCTCTCCCACTTGGTAGCATAGTTATCAACAAAACTCTAGCACAAGAAAAAGCCAAAGAGCTTCATCATAGTCTAGATGAGGAAATTGCTTTACTTTTTATCCACGCAATGCTACATTTACTAGGATTTGACCACGAAGTAGATAAAGGTGAAATGCGTCAAAAAGAAGAAGAGCTCATACGCCTCTTTAAACTTCCCCAAAGTCTCATTGTAAGGACTGAGGCTCTCTAA
- a CDS encoding menaquinone biosynthesis family protein: protein MKEIHIAHSPDADDIFMYMAIKFGWIGAFTYHNQALDIQTLNNLALKNEFDATAISFALYPLIAKDYALLRTAVSFGEGYGPKLIKKKDKVLKRNFKVALSGANTTNALIFRIKYPEARIIYKNFLEIEKAVLENEVDAGVLIHESILEFNESLCVEAELWDIWLELTKENLPLPLGGMALRRSLPLSDAIKIEKDLTKAVFLAHHNRSILAPMLMERGLIRVDEAKLDTYLNLYANKNSISMSEIQLQALDMLFKLGYDYKFYDKILKANDYLIPSEYEEARNL, encoded by the coding sequence ATGAAAGAAATTCACATAGCACATTCTCCAGATGCCGATGATATTTTTATGTATATGGCGATTAAATTTGGTTGGATTGGTGCTTTTACTTACCATAATCAAGCCCTAGATATCCAAACCCTTAATAATTTAGCCTTAAAAAATGAATTTGACGCCACAGCCATTTCTTTTGCACTTTATCCGCTCATCGCAAAAGATTATGCTCTTTTACGCACAGCTGTAAGCTTTGGTGAGGGTTATGGACCTAAACTCATCAAAAAAAAAGATAAAGTTTTAAAACGCAATTTTAAAGTCGCCCTAAGTGGTGCAAATACAACAAATGCTCTTATTTTTCGCATTAAATACCCAGAAGCAAGAATTATTTATAAAAATTTCCTAGAAATAGAAAAAGCCGTGCTAGAAAATGAAGTCGATGCAGGGGTTTTAATCCACGAAAGCATTTTAGAATTTAATGAAAGCTTATGTGTTGAAGCAGAACTTTGGGATATTTGGCTAGAACTTACTAAAGAAAATTTGCCCCTGCCTCTTGGTGGAATGGCACTTAGACGCTCCCTTCCTTTAAGCGATGCGATTAAGATAGAAAAAGATTTAACAAAAGCTGTTTTTTTAGCACATCATAATCGCTCCATCTTAGCACCAATGCTTATGGAAAGAGGCTTAATCCGCGTAGATGAGGCTAAACTTGACACTTATTTAAACCTCTACGCAAATAAAAATTCCATTTCGATGAGCGAAATACAGTTGCAAGCTCTAGATATGCTCTTTAAGCTGGGTTATGATTATAAATTTTATGATAAAATCCTAAAAGCAAATGACTATCTTATCCCTAGTGAGTATGAAGAAGCTAGGAATTTATAA
- a CDS encoding cation:proton antiporter, translated as MHPSVIDPQNLIDLKILIIIAVCLLLSPHIAKFLRLSLSATEIMLGALVAYFGLVGESGNFKLLANIGFAYLMFIAGMEVNLHNFFSMDKKLAQKSFLYILLLYTLSSLLVWTFGLHYIFILIIPVMSVGLLSMLYKDFGRECYWLNVSMLVATLAEVVSIVLLTLVGAFLNEETSALDVAKSVLYLNLFLALCIIGFKLLKVLFWWYPQLQTLLMPWDDKNEKDIRFCVAIFIFIVVTMMITKLEVVLGAFIAGSFISTFFNHKKDLEHKLSSFGYGFLIPIFFLYIGTTFDLSLLLNYEVVLQAFFLMFSMVILRIISALIFYKKIGFKNMLLFALSHSMPLTLLIATATLSYSAKLITPNLYSALILTAFLEAVLIMSMIKFLSNSYK; from the coding sequence TTGCATCCGAGTGTCATTGACCCGCAAAATCTTATCGACCTTAAAATTCTCATTATTATTGCTGTTTGTTTGCTTTTATCGCCACATATAGCCAAATTTCTTCGCTTAAGTCTTTCGGCAACTGAAATTATGCTTGGGGCTTTGGTGGCATACTTTGGACTCGTTGGAGAAAGTGGAAATTTTAAGCTTTTGGCTAACATAGGCTTTGCTTATCTTATGTTTATCGCGGGTATGGAGGTAAATTTACACAATTTTTTTAGTATGGATAAAAAACTCGCACAAAAAAGTTTTTTATATATCCTCTTGCTTTACACACTTTCTTCTTTGTTAGTATGGACTTTTGGACTGCATTATATCTTCATCTTAATTATTCCCGTAATGAGTGTGGGACTTTTGTCAATGCTCTATAAAGATTTTGGTAGAGAATGCTACTGGCTTAATGTTTCTATGCTTGTTGCTACCTTAGCCGAAGTTGTATCCATAGTGCTTTTAACGCTGGTTGGAGCATTTTTAAATGAAGAAACAAGTGCGCTTGATGTAGCTAAAAGTGTGCTTTATCTTAATCTTTTCCTCGCACTTTGCATTATAGGCTTTAAACTGCTTAAAGTGCTATTTTGGTGGTATCCTCAGCTTCAAACTCTGCTAATGCCCTGGGACGATAAAAATGAAAAAGATATAAGATTTTGTGTTGCAATTTTTATCTTTATCGTAGTAACTATGATGATAACAAAGCTTGAAGTTGTTTTAGGTGCTTTTATCGCTGGTTCTTTCATCTCCACTTTTTTTAATCACAAAAAGGATTTGGAGCATAAACTTTCAAGTTTTGGCTATGGATTTTTAATCCCCATTTTTTTCCTCTACATCGGCACAACCTTTGACCTCTCTTTGCTTTTAAATTATGAGGTTGTTTTACAGGCATTCTTTTTAATGTTTTCAATGGTAATTTTAAGGATAATAAGCGCTCTCATTTTTTACAAAAAAATCGGCTTTAAAAATATGCTGCTCTTTGCTTTAAGTCATTCTATGCCTCTTACCTTGCTTATTGCCACAGCCACACTTTCTTACTCTGCCAAGCTCATCACGCCAAATCTTTACTCAGCTCTAATTCTAACAGCATTTTTAGAAGCCGTTTTAATTATGAGTATGATTAAATTTCTCTCAAATTCCTACAAATAA
- the putP gene encoding sodium/proline symporter PutP has translation MEIVQINTEIAITFIAYSALMLFIGFYFYKKNKNTEDYFLGGRSLGPVVSALSAGASDMSGWLLMGLPGALYVSGFVESYIAIGLSIGAFLNWIFVAKRLRIYTSVIANSITIPDYFETRFDDDKHILRIVCAIVILVFFTFYVSSGLVGGAKLFESTFGIDYTHALTTGTFIIVLYTFLGGYKAVCWTDMIQGLLMMSALIVVPLVMLSNLGGYEAAINIVSEIKPQNLSMGEGISAISIISALAWGLGYFGQPHILVRFMSIRSTKDIPTATFVGISWMVISLIGACFIGILGIAYVHKFNLNLQDPEKIFIVMSQLLFNPWIAGILLSAILAAIMSTASSQLLVSSSTLAEDFYRRIFKQDASSQMVMKLGRIGVLLVALIAFLISTDKNSSVLSIVAYAWAGFGASFGSVMLFSLFWSRMTRLGAIAGMITGAVVVVAWKNYLAAALGFPIYEIVPGFVCASLVIIIVSLMSQVRSGTQKAYETMLKNL, from the coding sequence ATGGAAATTGTGCAAATTAATACAGAAATTGCTATCACTTTTATCGCCTATTCGGCACTGATGCTTTTCATAGGTTTTTACTTTTATAAGAAAAATAAAAATACAGAGGATTATTTCCTAGGGGGGCGCTCTCTAGGTCCTGTGGTCTCAGCTCTTTCTGCTGGGGCGAGCGATATGAGCGGTTGGCTTTTGATGGGCTTACCGGGTGCTTTGTATGTGAGCGGCTTTGTGGAAAGCTACATTGCCATAGGACTGAGTATAGGGGCATTTTTAAACTGGATTTTTGTGGCAAAAAGACTTAGAATTTATACAAGTGTGATTGCTAATAGTATTACAATTCCAGATTATTTTGAAACGCGTTTTGATGATGATAAGCATATTTTGCGTATCGTGTGTGCGATAGTAATTTTAGTATTTTTTACCTTTTATGTTTCTTCTGGACTTGTAGGTGGAGCGAAATTATTTGAAAGCACTTTTGGCATTGACTACACCCACGCACTTACCACAGGCACATTTATCATCGTGCTTTATACTTTTTTAGGCGGATATAAGGCGGTATGCTGGACGGATATGATTCAAGGGCTTTTAATGATGAGCGCATTAATTGTCGTGCCTTTGGTAATGCTTTCAAATCTAGGTGGCTATGAAGCCGCTATAAACATCGTGAGCGAAATCAAACCGCAAAATTTATCTATGGGCGAGGGAATTTCTGCTATCTCTATCATCTCAGCTCTTGCTTGGGGGCTTGGGTATTTTGGACAGCCTCACATTCTAGTGCGCTTTATGTCTATCCGCTCTACAAAAGATATACCAACGGCGACTTTTGTGGGGATTTCTTGGATGGTGATTTCTCTTATAGGGGCTTGTTTTATAGGGATTTTGGGGATAGCATATGTGCATAAATTTAATTTAAATTTGCAAGACCCTGAAAAAATATTTATCGTTATGAGTCAATTATTATTTAATCCTTGGATAGCTGGAATTTTACTAAGTGCAATTTTAGCCGCAATTATGAGTACAGCGAGTTCGCAGCTTTTAGTTTCTAGCTCAACTTTGGCGGAAGATTTTTACCGCCGCATTTTCAAACAAGATGCAAGTTCGCAAATGGTAATGAAACTAGGTAGGATAGGCGTTTTACTTGTAGCCCTTATCGCTTTTCTTATTTCAACAGACAAAAATTCAAGCGTTTTAAGCATCGTTGCTTATGCGTGGGCTGGATTTGGAGCGAGTTTTGGCTCTGTAATGCTCTTTTCGCTCTTTTGGAGTAGAATGACGCGTTTAGGAGCAATCGCAGGTATGATTACAGGGGCGGTCGTAGTGGTTGCTTGGAAGAACTATCTAGCAGCAGCTTTGGGCTTCCCTATCTATGAAATCGTGCCGGGTTTTGTGTGTGCAAGTCTTGTTATCATTATAGTAAGCTTAATGTCTCAGGTGCGTTCTGGCACTCAAAAAGCTTATGAAACTATGCTGAAAAATCTTTAA
- the fliQ gene encoding flagellar biosynthesis protein FliQ, with product MEESTLVALGVATFKVTLLLSLPMLLAGLIAGLIISIFQATTQINEMTLSFVPKIILVVVVIIFLMPWMTSTMIDFTENILNQIPTFIK from the coding sequence ATGGAAGAAAGCACCCTTGTGGCACTTGGCGTAGCAACTTTTAAGGTAACGCTTTTGCTTTCCTTACCTATGCTTTTAGCGGGACTTATTGCGGGACTTATCATTAGCATTTTCCAAGCAACAACACAGATAAACGAAATGACTCTTTCTTTCGTTCCTAAAATCATTTTAGTTGTCGTTGTTATCATCTTTTTAATGCCTTGGATGACCTCAACGATGATTGATTTTACTGAGAATATACTCAATCAAATTCCAACTTTCATTAAATGA
- the cgpA gene encoding glycoprotein CgpA yields MKKNKWILFFLIFGFIYANENPFGGEQNASIVTPAPFVRGDAKFNSNARILKSISFNYINLDGTEDTLVLDVNKSIDWHDTYTIMRSKSPEPSKILDVSVTIPKGSADANLSMEVELPIQSGSIDKLLTYSIYKNKIRLNANDELMSDFSIGNPSKIVMDFKSEQISPSKIVRIKNSFFKRLDFGSHKGYYRLVLYLDGKYNYKIEKDASGYTIFVL; encoded by the coding sequence ATGAAAAAAAATAAGTGGATTTTGTTTTTTTTGATTTTCGGCTTTATTTATGCAAATGAAAATCCTTTCGGTGGCGAACAAAATGCTAGTATTGTAACTCCAGCACCTTTTGTAAGGGGTGATGCGAAATTTAATTCTAATGCAAGAATTTTAAAAAGTATCAGCTTTAATTATATTAATTTAGACGGCACAGAAGATACCCTTGTGCTAGATGTTAATAAAAGCATAGATTGGCACGATACCTACACCATAATGCGTTCTAAAAGTCCCGAGCCATCTAAAATTTTAGATGTTTCTGTCACCATACCTAAGGGAAGTGCAGATGCAAATCTTTCTATGGAGGTAGAGCTTCCAATTCAAAGCGGAAGCATAGATAAGCTTTTAACTTATAGTATTTATAAAAATAAAATTCGTCTCAATGCAAATGACGAGTTGATGTCCGATTTTTCTATAGGCAATCCTAGCAAAATCGTAATGGACTTTAAATCAGAACAAATAAGTCCTAGCAAAATCGTAAGGATAAAAAATTCTTTTTTTAAAAGATTGGATTTTGGCTCACATAAGGGGTACTATCGTTTAGTATTATATTTAGATGGTAAGTATAATTACAAAATAGAAAAAGACGCGAGTGGCTACACAATCTTTGTTTTATAA